The Streptomyces sp. NBC_00236 DNA window TTCCAGAACGTCATCCTGCGGCCCCGCGACCTGCCGTACAAGGTGATGTTCCCCGGCCCGACCGGCACCAACGCGGTCGAGTCGGCGCTGAAGCTGGCCCGTAAGGTCAAGGGCCGCGAGTCCGTGGTCTCGTTCACCAACGCCTTCCACGGCATGTCGCTCGGCTCGCTCGCCGTCACCGGCAACGCCTTCAAGCGGGCGGGGGCCGGTATCCCGCTGGTGCACGGCACGCCGATGCCGTTCGACAACTACTTCGACGGCACCGTCCCGGACTTCCTCTGGTTCGAGCGGCTGCTGGAGGACCAGGGCTCCGGGCTCAACAAGCCCGCGGCGGTGATCGTGGAGACGGTCCAGGGCGAGGGCGGCATCAACGTCGCCCGCGCCGAGTGGCTGCGCGCGCTCCAGGAGCTGTGCCACCGCCAGGACATGCTGCTGATCGTCGACGACATCCAGATGGGCTGCGGCCGCACCGGCGGCTTCTTCTCCTTCGAGGAGTCGGGCATCACGCCGGACATCGTGACGCTGTCGAAGTCCATCAGCGGCTACGGACTGCCCATGTCCCTCTGCCTGTTCAAGCCCGAGCTGGACATCTGGGAGCCGGGCGAGCACAACGGCACCTTCCGCGGCAACAACCCGGCGTTCGTCACCGCCGCCGCGGCGCTCGACGCCTACTGGGCGGACGGCCAGATGGAGAAGCAGACGCTGGCGCGCGGCGAGCAGGTCGAGCAGGCCCTGCTGGCGATCTGCGCCGAGCACGACAGCGCGCAGTTCCGCGGCCGCGGACTGGTGTGGGGCATGGAGTTCAACGACCCGGCCCGCGCTTCCGCCGTCTGCGCCCGCGCGTTCGAGCTGGGACTGCTGCTGGAGACCTCCGGTCCGCAGAGCGAGGTCGTCAAGCTGCTGCCGCCGCTGACCATCACCCCCGAGGAGCTGGACGAGGGCCTGCGCACGCTGGCCCGCTGCGTCCGGGAGACCGCCTGACCCGGGCCCGCCCCGGGCGGGCCCGACGAGAAACACCGTAGAGAGAAAGGCACTGACCCACCGTGATCGTCCGATCGTTCAGTGACATCGAGAACACCGACCGGCATGTGAAGGCCGCCTCAGGCACCTGGGAGAGCAAGCGCATCCTGCTCGCCAAGGAGAAGGTCGGCTTCTCGCTCCACGAGACCACGATGTACGCGGGTACCGAGACGTCGATGTGGTACGCCAACCACATCGAGGCGGTCCTGTGCGTCGAGGGCGAGGCCGAGCTCACCAATGACGAGACCGGTGAGAAGCACTGGATCACG harbors:
- a CDS encoding ectoine synthase yields the protein MIVRSFSDIENTDRHVKAASGTWESKRILLAKEKVGFSLHETTMYAGTETSMWYANHIEAVLCVEGEAELTNDETGEKHWITPGTMYLLNGHEHHTMRPKTDFRCVCVFNPPVTGREEHDENGVYPLLTEEG
- the ectB gene encoding diaminobutyrate--2-oxoglutarate transaminase, translating into MTITPPALSVFETLESEVRSYCRGWPAVFDRAQGARLTDEDGHSYLDFFAGAGSLNYGHNNPVLKRALIDYIERDGITHGLDMATTAKRAFLETFQNVILRPRDLPYKVMFPGPTGTNAVESALKLARKVKGRESVVSFTNAFHGMSLGSLAVTGNAFKRAGAGIPLVHGTPMPFDNYFDGTVPDFLWFERLLEDQGSGLNKPAAVIVETVQGEGGINVARAEWLRALQELCHRQDMLLIVDDIQMGCGRTGGFFSFEESGITPDIVTLSKSISGYGLPMSLCLFKPELDIWEPGEHNGTFRGNNPAFVTAAAALDAYWADGQMEKQTLARGEQVEQALLAICAEHDSAQFRGRGLVWGMEFNDPARASAVCARAFELGLLLETSGPQSEVVKLLPPLTITPEELDEGLRTLARCVRETA